The Miscanthus floridulus cultivar M001 chromosome 7, ASM1932011v1, whole genome shotgun sequence genome includes a region encoding these proteins:
- the LOC136467221 gene encoding uncharacterized protein, which translates to MAGRPRQQTELHSPSASTRRRERWLVVLGVALHAVYMLSIFDIYFKSPIVHGMDPVPPHLSAAPAKRLVLLVADGLRADKFFEPDERGRYRVPFLRGVIEEKGRWGVSHARPPTESRPGHVSLIAGFYEDPSAVTKGWKANPVEFDSVFNQSRHTISFGSPDIVPIFCSNLPHSTWGTYPHEYEDFATDASFLDHWSFDQFQGLINRSFDDVKLRQLLLQDKLVIFLHLLGCDTNGHAHRPYSSIYLNNVKVVDQIAESMYNLMENYFNDNQTAYVFTADHGMSDKGSHGDGHPSNTDTPLVAWGAGIRSPKFLAYTEKPDDGFRFVDDHKHDTPTPKDWALEGFERVDVNQADIAPLMATLVGLPCPMNSVGSLPTPYLKLSKADEVEAVLANTKQILNQFLRKSQLKESSSLYFKPFKPLANFSLVLSQIEDLISGRDYETAMEQSEELRRLALAGLHYFQTYDWFMLMTTITLGYIGWMVNLIIHVLQSYTSFPAILLKRAQLYPRNTSMKVYIGGCFFMGLSSIILLLEKLPLLYHAYVFMTIFLWTRIVQNFEFLKAVWRELANKPFKYIFDVLTSSVVALLVLEFLVMSFFDRKVYTWCFLVLGILGSTYVALFIQASPALAIYIWLACWFLSVFTLMPAEIPENINLVIFSGGLIILIGLASRWIKSNSSSFWLYLTRANKQDPQSFKLYFIQVILVAISSIMVWLSTSHRSQNRELHSLHQLINWSVAGVAMVLPLFSLPSVLSRLTSIFLGFAPPFLLLSIGYEAVFYSAFAMVLIGWIFVESANLYRSESGSARRRSLADDSVFGYEERHLRLSDLRIPLLFVILFNVAFFGTGNFASIASFEISSVYRFITVFSPFLMAGLLIFKLFIPFMLVICTFSAITKVVRIPRLGCYFLVILLSDVMTIHFFFLVRNTGSWMEIGNSISHFGIVSAQVVFVLLLFALTNIYTRDILVSSRQLTARKVM; encoded by the exons ATGGCCGGCCGGCCGCGCCAGCAGACGGAGCTGCACTCGCCGTCCGCCTCCACGCGGCGGCGCGAGCGGTGGCTGGTCGTACTCGGCGTCGCGCTCCACGCCGTGTACATGCTCAGCATCTTCGACATCTACTTCAAGTCCCCCATCGTGCACGGCATGGATCCCGTGCCGCCCCACCTCTCGGCGGCCCCCGCCAAgcgcctcgtcctcctcgtcg CGGACGGGCTCAGGGCGGACAAGTTCTTCGAGCCGGACGAGCGGGGGAGATACAGAGTGCCGTTCCTGCGCGGCGTGATCGAGGAGAAGGGACGGTGGGGAGTCAGCCACGCGCGCCCGCCTACCGAGTCCAGGCCGGGTCATGTCTCCCTCATCGCTGGCTTCTACGAGGACCCCAGTGCTGTCACCAAAG GATGGAAGGCCAATCCTGTTGAGTTTGATTCTGTATTCAACCAGAGTCGGCACACTATCTCATTTGGAAGTCCAGATATTGTTCCTATATTCTGCAGTAACCTACCTCACAGTACTTGGGGCACTTATCCCCATGAATATGAAGACTTTGCAACAG ATGCATCATTTCTGGATCATTGGTCATTTGACCAGTTTCAAGGTCTTATCAACAGGTCTTTTGATGATGTTAAATTGAGGCAGTTACTCCTACAAGATAAGTTGGTTATATTTCTGCACTTGCTGGGTTGTGATACCAATGGCCATGCACACCGACCCTATTCAAGCATCTATCTGAACAATGTCAAGGTTGTTGATCAAATAGCTGAAAGTATGTACAATCTCATGGAGAACTACTTCAATGACAATCAAACAGCTTATGTGTTTACTGCAGATCATGGAATGAGTGACAAAG GAAGCCATGGAGACGGACACCCTTCAAATACAGATACTCCTCTTGTAGCATGGGGTGCTGGAATTAGAAGCCCAAAGTTCCTGGCTTATACAGAGAAACCTGATGATGGCTTTCGGTTTGTAGATGACCACAAACATGATACACCCACTCCAAAAGACTGGGCCCTTGAAGGCTTTGAAAGAGTAGATGTCAACCAGGCTGACATAGCTCCCCTAATG GCTACACTTGTGGGGTTGCCATGCCCGATGAACTCTGTGGGGAGCTTACCTACTCCTTATTTGAAACTAAGCAAG GCTGATGAAGTTGAAGCTGTTCTGGCCAATACAAAGCAAATTCTTAACCAGTTTCTCCGAAAGTCAC AGCTGAAGGAATCCAGTTCACTCTACTTCAAACCTTTTAAGCCACTGGCAAACTTTTCTCTAGTGCTCAGTCAGATTGAGGATCTTATATCTGGAAGGGACTATGAAACTGCCATGGAGCAATCTGAGGAGCTCCGAAGGCTGGCTCTTGCTGGTCTTCATTATTTCCAAACATATGATTGGTTCATGTTAATGACTACAATTACCCTTGGATATATTGGATGGATGGTGAACCTCATTATACATGTGCTACAGTCTTATACATCATTTCCTGCAATTCTTCTCAAGAGGGCTCAATTGTATCCTAGGAATACCTCCATGAAA GTTTACATTGGTGGATGTTTCTTTATGGGTTTGTCATCCATTATACTACTTCTAGAGAAATTACCACTTCTTTACCATGCTTATGTATTTATGACAATattcctttggacaagaattgtACAAAACTTTGAATTTTTGAAGGCCGTATGGAGAGAACTAGCTAATAAGCCCTTCAAGTACATTTTTGATGTCCTGACCAGTTCAGTTGTTGCACTGCTTGTATTGGAGTTTCTG GTTATGAGCTTCTTTGATAGGAAAGTTTATACGTGGTGCTTCTTGGTCCTCGGGATACTCGGTTCAACTTATGTAGCCTTGTTTATTCAAGCTAGCCCTGCACTTGCGATATACATATGGCTTGCTTGCTGGTTCCTGTCTGTATTCACTTTGATGCCAGCTGAAATTCCAGAAAACATCAACTTGGT AATTTTTAGTGGAGGGCTCATAATACTTATTGGATTAGCTTCAAGATGGATTAAATCGAATAGTTCCAGCTTTTGGCTATATCTCACTCGAGCAAATAAACAGGATCCTCAATCCTTTAAACTGTATTTTATTCAG GTTATTTTAGTTGCAATATCTTCGATAATGGTGTGGCTATCTACCTCACATCGGTCCCAGAACAGAGAATTGCACTCACTGCACCAGTTGATCAATTGGTCTGTAGCTG GTGTTGCTATGGTGCTACCTCTTTTCTCACTACCTAGTGTTCTATCCCGTCTTACATCTATATTCTTGGGTTTTGCTCCTCCATTTCTGCTGCTTTCTATTGG CTATGAAGCAGTTTTCTATAGCGCTTTTGCAATGGTACTCATTGGATGGATATTTGTGGAATCTGCCAACCTGTATCGCTCAGAAAGTGGTTCTGCACGTCGCAGAAGCCTTGCGGATGACTCGGTTTTTGGCTATGAAGAAAGGCACCTACGACTATCTGATTTAAGAATCCCTCTGTTATTT GTGATCTTATTTAATGTCGCCTTCTTTGGTACTGGTAATTTTGCAAGTATTGCAAGCTTTGAGATCTCGTCTGTGTACAGATTCATTACAGTATTTAGT CCATTTCTTATGGCAGGACTTCTTATCTTTAAGTTGTTCATTCCGTTCATGCTTGTCAT ATGTACGTTTAGTGCGATTACCAAGGTTGTCCGCATCCCACGACTGGGCTGTTATTTTCTTGTAATACTGCTTTCAGATGTAATGACTATTCATTTCTTTTTCCTG GTACGGAATACCGGTAGTTGGATGGAGATTGGCAACAGCATTAGCCATTTCGGAATAGTGAGCGCCCAAGTAGTCTTCGTTTTGCTGCTTTTTGCCCTCACAAATATATACACAAGAGATATCTTGGTCTCATCTCGGCAACTAACGGCGCGGAAAGTTATGTAA
- the LOC136467223 gene encoding photosystem II 5 kDa protein, chloroplastic-like, which yields MAAAQWPLTPHGIRRPLRSGPQLHNQPCSAGPPPKALPQSASNPRPHAAPPVHHRRRHQQPQRKAMASLTMMASFAAVAVAAPSRRGSFAVVRTAMADRCQQEPASARLAAAAEEAAEGRRAVMLAAAAAAVAAIGGTGAAMADPKNGSPEAKKYAAICVTMPTAKVCHN from the coding sequence ATGGCAGCGGCCCAGTGGCCGCTCACCCCACACGGGATAAGGCGCCCTCTCCGTTCCGGACCGCAGCTTCATAACCAACCATGCAGTGCAGGCCCGCCGCCAAAAGCTCTTCCACAAAGCGCAAGCAATCCACGTCCACACGCagcaccaccagtccaccaccgtCGTCGCCACCAGCAGCCCCAGCGCAAAGCGATGGCGTCGCTCACCATGATGGCGTCCTTCGCCGCCGTGGCGGTGGCCGCGCCCTCGCGCCGCGGCAGCTTCGCCGTGGTCAGGACAGCCATGGCCGAccgctgccagcaggagcccgcCAGCGCcaggctggcggcggcggccgaggaGGCCGCCGAGGGGCGCCGCGCCGTCATGCtcgcggcggctgcggcggccgtGGCGGCCATCGGCGGCACCGGCGCCGCCATGGCGGACCCCAAGAACGGGAGCCCCGAGGCGAAGAAGTACGCGGCCATCTGCGTCACCATGCCCACCGCCAAGGTCTGCCACAACTGA